In Phycisphaerae bacterium, a genomic segment contains:
- a CDS encoding beta-N-acetylglucosaminidase domain-containing protein, whose amino-acid sequence MRPFYLGLLATVTVLPVPRPAAAQAQAAPASRPDITSDFQVILTETVRPLPEPLAEGQSPGFRIRGIKGWMWRPEQYLAEIPVLVEYKLNFLMNCYGSMWDLEHFAAGDPRVNRWWEPLPPAKRDAYERIVRACQQAGLQFCFSLNPGLSSSRPVKYDDPQDLEALWQHYAWMQGLGVQWFNVALDDITQGIDASGQVRLVNAVFRRLRAADREAKLIFCPTWYWGDGTGAQQRPYLEILARELHPDIYVFWTGDQVVGRVTRKAAESYREIVKHRLFLWDNYPVNDNQPTMHLGPVVGRDRDVCEVVDGYMSNPLCTQNEANRIPLLTCADYAYNPRAYDPARSISQAILHLGQSEAQRRALKDLVEAYPGMLLHGGGTGYNPVREQFNRLIAAPHARYIGELYIRHLEDLQARLEQAFPDRYAATRRTLGDDIAYLRRGLADKYGQVEAR is encoded by the coding sequence ATGCGACCGTTCTATCTCGGATTGCTTGCCACGGTGACGGTGCTGCCGGTGCCGCGTCCGGCTGCCGCGCAGGCGCAGGCTGCGCCGGCGTCCAGGCCGGACATCACCAGCGACTTTCAGGTGATCCTGACTGAGACGGTCCGGCCGCTGCCGGAGCCACTGGCCGAGGGACAGTCGCCGGGCTTCCGTATCCGCGGCATCAAGGGCTGGATGTGGCGGCCGGAACAGTACCTGGCCGAAATCCCGGTGCTGGTAGAATACAAGCTGAATTTCCTGATGAACTGCTACGGGAGCATGTGGGACCTGGAGCACTTCGCCGCCGGCGACCCGCGTGTGAACCGCTGGTGGGAGCCGCTGCCGCCGGCCAAACGCGACGCCTACGAGCGGATCGTGCGCGCCTGTCAGCAGGCCGGCCTCCAATTCTGTTTCAGCCTGAACCCCGGTCTGTCTTCCAGCCGCCCGGTGAAGTACGACGACCCCCAGGATCTCGAAGCGTTGTGGCAGCACTATGCCTGGATGCAGGGTCTCGGCGTCCAATGGTTCAATGTCGCCCTGGACGATATCACCCAGGGCATTGACGCCAGCGGGCAGGTGCGGTTGGTCAACGCAGTCTTCCGGCGGCTGCGCGCGGCCGACCGGGAGGCCAAACTGATCTTCTGCCCGACTTGGTACTGGGGCGATGGGACCGGTGCGCAACAGCGCCCATACCTGGAAATCCTGGCGCGCGAGCTGCACCCGGACATATACGTGTTCTGGACGGGCGATCAGGTGGTGGGCCGCGTGACGCGCAAGGCCGCCGAGTCATATCGTGAGATTGTCAAGCACCGGCTGTTTCTCTGGGATAATTACCCGGTGAACGACAACCAGCCGACGATGCACCTGGGTCCGGTCGTCGGCCGCGATCGGGATGTCTGCGAGGTCGTCGACGGATACATGAGCAACCCCCTGTGCACTCAGAACGAGGCTAACCGAATTCCGCTGCTGACCTGCGCCGACTACGCCTACAACCCGCGCGCTTATGATCCGGCGCGGTCGATCAGCCAGGCCATCCTGCACCTCGGGCAGTCGGAGGCGCAGCGCCGCGCCTTGAAGGACCTGGTCGAAGCCTATCCCGGCATGTTGCTTCATGGGGGCGGCACGGGATACAACCCCGTCCGGGAACAATTCAACCGGCTGATCGCCGCGCCGCACGCGCGCTACATCGGTGAACTGTACATTCGGCACCTGGAGGACCTGCAGGCGCGCCTGGAGCAGGCCTTTCCCGATCGCTACGCGGCCACGCGCAGGACCCTCGGCGATGATATCGCATACCTCCGGCGTGGGCTGGCGGACAAGTATGGTCAGGTGGAAGCACGATGA